One segment of Gemmatimonadales bacterium DNA contains the following:
- a CDS encoding aminotransferase class I/II-fold pyridoxal phosphate-dependent enzyme: MAHIARRVGMFPGYPLAHIPRLKRELIARGVDVIDVGAGDPVEPPPALALEALTDALRDPAMHKYGFQLGLPAFREAVVRYHRRRFGTAFDPMTEVLPLLGSKEGLAHFALATTNPGDVVVVPEPGYQCYIGGAIASGGQAHVAPLRADADFLVELGELPRDVLRRVSLVYLNYPNNPTAAVAPLDYLERTVAVCREHGIVLAYDNPYVEITYDGYRAPSIFEIEGAREVAVEFHSCSKTFTMTGWRLGWAVGGRELIGALTTVKSYHDTGPFLAVQKAAVPVLDQAEAVAREAVARFAARRDAAVKALTAAGFEVAPPRATLYLWVPLPEGLKSAEFARMAMEEEGVIVMPGSGFGASGEGYFRVALTVGEERLVEAAERMGRVLARA, from the coding sequence GTGGCGCACATCGCCAGGCGCGTGGGGATGTTTCCGGGTTATCCGCTGGCTCACATTCCGCGCCTGAAGCGCGAGCTGATCGCCAGGGGCGTGGACGTGATCGACGTGGGCGCGGGCGACCCCGTCGAGCCGCCGCCGGCGCTCGCGCTCGAGGCGCTGACCGATGCGCTGCGCGACCCGGCGATGCACAAGTACGGCTTCCAGCTCGGCCTGCCGGCGTTCCGCGAGGCGGTGGTGCGGTACCACCGGCGCCGCTTCGGCACGGCGTTCGACCCGATGACGGAGGTGCTGCCGCTCCTCGGCTCGAAGGAGGGCCTGGCCCACTTCGCGCTGGCCACCACGAATCCCGGTGACGTCGTCGTGGTGCCGGAGCCGGGCTACCAGTGCTACATCGGCGGGGCCATCGCGTCGGGTGGCCAGGCGCACGTCGCGCCCCTGCGCGCGGACGCGGACTTCCTGGTCGAGCTGGGCGAGCTGCCGCGCGACGTGCTGCGCCGCGTGAGCCTGGTCTACCTGAACTATCCCAACAACCCGACGGCAGCGGTCGCGCCGCTCGACTACCTGGAGCGGACGGTGGCGGTGTGCCGCGAGCACGGCATCGTCCTGGCGTACGACAACCCCTACGTCGAGATCACCTACGACGGATACCGGGCGCCGAGCATCTTCGAGATCGAGGGCGCGCGCGAGGTGGCGGTCGAGTTCCACTCGTGCTCGAAGACCTTCACGATGACGGGATGGCGGCTGGGCTGGGCGGTGGGCGGCCGCGAGCTGATCGGGGCCCTGACGACCGTGAAGTCGTATCACGACACCGGGCCGTTCCTCGCGGTCCAGAAGGCGGCGGTCCCGGTTCTGGACCAGGCCGAGGCGGTGGCGCGCGAGGCGGTGGCGCGGTTCGCGGCGCGGCGCGACGCCGCCGTGAAGGCGCTGACCGCGGCCGGCTTCGAGGTCGCCCCGCCGCGGGCCACCCTGTACCTGTGGGTCCCGCTGCCCGAGGGGCTCAAGTCGGCGGAGTTCGCGCGGATGGCGATGGAGGAGGAAGGCGTGATCGTGATGCCAGGCAGCGGGTTCGGCGCGTCGGGCGAGGGGTACTTCCGGGTCGCGCTCACCGTCGGCGAGGAACGGCTCGTCGAGGCGGCGGAGCGGATGGGTCGGGTGCTTGCGCGAGCGTAA